The following proteins come from a genomic window of Methanoculleus caldifontis:
- a CDS encoding heavy metal translocating P-type ATPase, which produces MAGDEACPHCRVGVSPVRRPAPGRREIAVFTISGALLLSGILVGYFTPYPLAGTALLLAAAVLSGYGTLRAGFLALIRLRFSIAVLISIASAGAFLTGNPAEGATVLYLYAVAEYLEEYAAGRAERSIASLLDLAPQTARIRRDGEEVTVRVGEVGVGETAVARPGDTVPLDGIVTAGASSVDQAAITGESVPVAKGVGDAVYAGTRNVEGYLEIRVTKPEEESTIARVVALVAEAQAHTSPTEAFIERFSRYYTPAVILTAALLVVVPPLALGVPFLEAFYRALILLVIACPCALAISTPVSMVSGITTAAHNGVLIKGRDSLEAVGTARVVVFDKTGTLTTGRLKVDDLVGFGIPAEEVLALAASLESRSGHPVAEAIVRRAEKEGIALRDVEEFVSITGRGVRGTIGGATYLVGNEALLAGRDSGAWQETYDRLESEGKTVVLVGTDSAVIGLVALSDVIRENAIKTVADLKSRGIRTVMLTGDNERVGEAVARRLGIDECHAGLLPEEKVAMVEHLMDRYGLVVMVGDGVNDAPALARVNVGVAMGAIGSDVAIGAADVVVMEDDIARVAYLVALSEKTVSVVRQNVVAALVVKLGIAGLAVLGLVTLWMAVAFGDMGLSLAVIANALRIGRPDAEQ; this is translated from the coding sequence GTGGCCGGCGATGAGGCGTGCCCACACTGCCGGGTGGGAGTCTCTCCGGTCCGGAGACCCGCTCCCGGCCGCCGGGAGATCGCGGTCTTCACGATCTCGGGGGCCCTCCTTCTCTCAGGAATACTCGTCGGCTACTTCACCCCGTATCCCCTCGCCGGCACCGCCCTCCTGCTCGCCGCCGCGGTCCTATCCGGTTACGGCACCCTGAGAGCCGGGTTCCTCGCCCTGATCCGGCTCCGGTTCAGCATCGCCGTCCTCATATCCATCGCGTCGGCCGGTGCGTTCCTGACCGGGAACCCTGCGGAGGGGGCGACCGTCCTCTACCTCTATGCCGTCGCCGAGTACCTGGAGGAGTACGCCGCCGGGAGAGCGGAGCGCTCGATCGCCTCCCTCCTCGATCTCGCGCCGCAGACGGCCCGCATCAGGCGGGACGGCGAGGAAGTGACCGTCAGGGTCGGCGAGGTAGGCGTCGGGGAGACCGCGGTCGCGAGACCGGGCGACACCGTCCCGCTCGACGGCATCGTCACCGCCGGCGCGTCCTCGGTCGATCAGGCGGCGATCACCGGGGAGAGCGTCCCGGTGGCGAAGGGCGTCGGGGACGCCGTCTACGCCGGGACCCGGAACGTCGAGGGCTACCTCGAGATCCGGGTGACGAAGCCCGAAGAGGAGAGCACGATAGCCCGGGTCGTGGCCCTGGTCGCGGAGGCCCAGGCCCATACCTCTCCCACCGAGGCGTTCATCGAGCGGTTCTCCCGTTACTACACCCCGGCGGTCATCCTCACGGCCGCCCTCCTCGTCGTCGTCCCGCCGCTCGCCCTCGGCGTCCCGTTTCTCGAGGCGTTCTACCGGGCGCTGATCCTCCTCGTCATCGCCTGCCCCTGTGCCCTCGCGATATCCACCCCGGTCTCGATGGTATCGGGGATCACGACCGCGGCCCACAACGGCGTGCTCATCAAGGGCCGGGACTCCCTCGAGGCCGTGGGGACCGCCCGGGTGGTCGTCTTCGACAAGACCGGCACCCTCACGACCGGGAGGCTCAAGGTGGACGATCTGGTCGGCTTCGGCATACCGGCAGAGGAGGTGCTCGCCCTCGCCGCGTCGCTTGAGTCCCGCTCCGGCCACCCCGTTGCGGAGGCGATCGTGCGGCGGGCAGAGAAGGAGGGGATCGCTCTCCGGGATGTGGAGGAGTTCGTCTCGATCACCGGCAGAGGCGTCCGGGGAACGATCGGGGGTGCGACCTACCTTGTCGGGAACGAGGCGCTCCTCGCGGGCCGCGACAGCGGCGCATGGCAGGAGACGTATGACCGGCTGGAGAGCGAGGGAAAGACGGTCGTCCTTGTCGGCACCGATTCGGCGGTCATCGGGCTCGTCGCCCTCTCGGACGTGATCCGGGAGAACGCCATAAAGACCGTGGCCGACCTGAAGTCGCGGGGGATCCGGACGGTGATGCTCACCGGTGACAACGAACGTGTCGGGGAAGCGGTTGCCCGCCGTCTCGGGATCGACGAGTGCCATGCCGGCCTCCTCCCCGAGGAGAAGGTGGCGATGGTCGAGCACCTGATGGACCGCTACGGGCTCGTGGTGATGGTCGGCGACGGCGTGAACGATGCGCCGGCGCTGGCCCGGGTGAACGTCGGGGTCGCGATGGGGGCGATCGGGTCGGACGTCGCGATCGGGGCGGCCGATGTCGTCGTGATGGAGGACGACATCGCCCGGGTCGCCTACCTTGTCGCCCTCTCGGAGAAGACGGTCTCGGTCGTCCGGCAGAACGTCGTAGCAGCGCTCGTCGTGAAACTCGGCATCGCCGGGCTCGCCGTCCTCGGCCTCGTCACCCTCTGGATGGCGGTGGCGTTCGGGGATATGGGGCTCTCGCTTGCGGTCATCGCCAACGCTCTCCGGATAGGCCGGCCCGACGCAGAGCAATAA
- a CDS encoding PAS domain S-box protein, whose product MRATDIPRTAQSDHEETESCSVWICGPGGEALSLPDSCPGLIGTPLEVCRGPEWVESLHPEDLDAVVTGWKECLAAGTPWRCNYRIRDPDGEYRAVASAGVPVRDTAGRVLFWVGINVDLIGRTKNSGVLRAVSSIVEWSGVSLDETLRVAAAVLPAGWLSPEDAAVRITVEGREYLSPDFTETPWRRESPILVRGRTVGKVEVYCRHERCLDGGGPVLADGRRLIDAVGARLGRIVEQVQAAAVSEERYRFLYEQMLESYTLYEVVRDSEGNPVDYRIVELNEKAAGVFCRGREELVGRRLFDVFPAISEGARDLYGEVAERGAPMRRRLQEPGSGRWYDLYIFRPEAGRLAVVGQEITGQKKAEQALRESEERFRGIFEQAGTGIALIDPEEWIREVNPAFVRIFGYSEEELCTMRFVDLVHPAEREDAGDILGESVPREGRYVTKDGRTVWGRLTTSPLRDREGRELVIAMVEDVTGRREMQNALLASEERFRMIAQRNFDMIFICHAERGITYISPAVTRILGYAPEEMTGRRCREYLIGKTLPGWQQMRRRVARGESVEGFIVEFRRKDGTAAAIEMNCSPITEDGVATGVQVVGRDVSDRRRHEALRLQAFEQIEQNIEQFAVLADHIRLPLQVILGTADLLDDGPASEKIRAQVERINGIVKQLDEGWVESREIREFLRRNELV is encoded by the coding sequence ATGAGAGCAACCGACATACCGAGAACAGCGCAGAGCGATCACGAAGAGACGGAGTCCTGCAGCGTCTGGATCTGCGGGCCCGGGGGAGAGGCTCTCTCTCTCCCGGACTCCTGCCCCGGACTCATCGGGACGCCGCTCGAGGTATGCCGGGGTCCGGAATGGGTGGAGAGCCTTCATCCGGAGGATCTGGATGCCGTAGTCACCGGGTGGAAGGAGTGTCTTGCCGCCGGGACGCCGTGGAGGTGCAACTACCGTATCAGGGACCCCGACGGGGAGTACCGGGCCGTCGCGAGCGCGGGAGTTCCTGTCAGGGACACCGCCGGCCGGGTGCTCTTCTGGGTGGGGATCAATGTTGACCTCATCGGCCGGACGAAAAATTCCGGGGTGCTTCGCGCCGTAAGCAGCATCGTGGAGTGGTCCGGAGTCTCGCTCGACGAGACCCTCCGGGTCGCCGCCGCCGTCCTGCCCGCCGGCTGGCTCAGCCCGGAGGATGCCGCCGTCCGGATCACGGTCGAAGGCCGGGAATACCTGTCGCCCGATTTTACCGAGACTCCGTGGCGGCGGGAAAGCCCGATCCTGGTCCGGGGCAGGACAGTCGGGAAGGTGGAGGTCTACTGCCGCCACGAGCGATGCCTGGACGGAGGAGGGCCGGTTCTCGCCGACGGGCGCCGCCTGATCGACGCCGTCGGTGCGAGGCTCGGCCGGATCGTCGAGCAGGTACAGGCGGCTGCGGTGAGCGAGGAGCGCTACCGGTTCCTCTACGAGCAGATGCTCGAGAGTTACACCCTCTATGAGGTCGTCCGGGACAGTGAGGGGAACCCTGTCGACTACCGGATAGTCGAACTGAACGAGAAAGCGGCCGGCGTCTTCTGCCGGGGCCGTGAGGAGCTGGTCGGCCGGCGGCTCTTCGACGTCTTCCCGGCGATCAGCGAGGGAGCCCGGGACCTCTACGGTGAGGTCGCGGAACGGGGCGCTCCGATGCGCCGGCGGCTGCAGGAGCCCGGGAGCGGGCGGTGGTACGATCTCTATATCTTCCGCCCGGAGGCTGGAAGGCTCGCCGTCGTCGGGCAGGAGATCACCGGTCAGAAGAAGGCGGAACAGGCCCTCCGGGAGAGCGAGGAGCGGTTCCGGGGGATATTCGAGCAGGCCGGGACCGGGATTGCGCTCATCGACCCCGAAGAGTGGATCCGGGAGGTGAACCCGGCGTTCGTGCGGATCTTCGGCTACAGCGAGGAGGAACTCTGCACCATGCGGTTTGTGGACCTGGTCCACCCGGCGGAGAGGGAGGATGCCGGGGATATCCTGGGCGAGAGCGTCCCCCGGGAGGGGCGTTACGTGACGAAGGACGGCCGGACAGTCTGGGGAAGGCTGACCACGTCCCCGCTCCGCGACCGGGAAGGAAGAGAACTCGTCATCGCGATGGTGGAGGACGTCACCGGCCGGCGGGAGATGCAGAACGCTCTGCTCGCGAGCGAAGAACGGTTCCGCATGATCGCCCAGCGAAACTTCGATATGATCTTCATCTGCCATGCCGAACGCGGGATCACCTACATCTCCCCGGCAGTGACGAGGATCCTCGGCTATGCCCCCGAAGAGATGACCGGCCGGCGATGCAGAGAGTACCTCATCGGGAAGACGCTCCCCGGATGGCAGCAGATGCGGCGCCGGGTCGCGCGGGGCGAATCCGTCGAGGGGTTCATCGTGGAGTTCCGCCGGAAGGACGGGACGGCGGCCGCCATCGAGATGAACTGCTCGCCGATCACCGAGGACGGAGTCGCGACCGGCGTCCAGGTTGTCGGGCGGGACGTCTCGGACAGGAGGCGCCACGAGGCCCTGCGGCTCCAGGCATTCGAGCAGATCGAGCAGAACATCGAGCAGTTCGCGGTTCTCGCGGACCATATCCGCCTGCCCCTCCAGGTGATCCTCGGCACGGCGGACCTGCTCGACGATGGGCCGGCCTCTGAGAAGATCCGGGCGCAGGTGGAGCGGATCAACGGGATCGTGAAGCAGCTCGACGAGGGCTGGGTCGAGTCGCGCGAGATCCGGGAGTTCCTGCGGAGGAACGAGCTGGTATAA